The nucleotide sequence TAATTGTTAAGTTTACCCAACCATCTTTATAAGTTAATTTTGAGCCTAATGTCACGCTTCCACTTTTTACGGTAGCTTTTGGTTTGTTAAGCTCTCCTGTAATAGAAATATCGTAAGTATTCCCGTTAATACTAGTGGTGTAATTGCCACGAATATCTTTAGTAGTCATATCTTCAACAACGGTTTTATCACCTTTTACCCAGTTTTCGTAAAGTGTTGTTTCTTTTTCGAAAATATCTCCAGATGTAATTAAAAAATTGGCATAAGCTCCATTTTTAAGAGAACCTATAACATCAGATTTTCCTAAAATACTTGCCGGTACAGTAGTTAAAGCTTCTAAAGCTTTAGTTTTACTTAATCCATACCGAATGGCTTTAAGCAGGTTTGCTTTTAGGTCTTTAGGTGCTTTTAAATTATCTGTAGTAAACGCGAATGGAATATTGTTGTCTGCAAATGTTTTTGGATTATGTGGTCTCTGATTCCATTCTTTCATATCTGCATAGCTTAATGCGTTAGCTAAAAAGGGATTCTCAACATCATAAGCATCTGGAAAATTTACTGGAAGTATGTACGTTGCATTTGTTTTTTTAATTTCATTAATGCGCTCATATTCATCGCCACCACCAACAATAACATATTGAATACCAAATTCGTCTCCAACATTATCAACACGCACATCATTAAGATTACTACCGGCTTCAATAATCTGTACTAAACCTTTATTAGCAATTAAAGCTTCTAACGAACGATCTTTTGCAGTAGCGTTGCCTTTACCATACCAGTCGGCATCATAATACATTTGTCTGAGTAAGGCAGTAGTTCCCATTATTGAGGACGGATATACTTGCGCAGAGGTAACACTTCTGGATAACGATAAGTATTGTGCAGAACGATCATCAAGAATACGTTCAGAATCACCACCTTTGTTTGTTAATGCCACTAAAGCACCAGTACCTCTAACCACACCGTCTTGCATATGTGTGTTTACGACTCCAAATCCTGCTTTTTTAAGATCGATAGCAGATTTATTGTCAAACTTAAATTTATCGAGCGCATTTTGCTCAGGCATAATATGATCGTTCCAATAAAACCCTTCACGACCAGCATCGTATTGAGGGCGACCACCATTGTTTTGACGAGACGGTATTTTTACTCCAAAATTTGAGTAAACATCAATAAAGGAAGGGTAAATGCTTTTTCCTGAGAGATCAACTACTACTGCATTTGCAGGAATGTTTACCGAAGCTCCAGTAGCAATTACTTTTCCTTCTTTAATTAATAAGGTGCCTTTTTTAATGATTTGTGTTGGCGTGACATAAATTTTAGCATTTGTAAATGCAGTATAATTTGTGTTTTTAGATTTTACGCCATCATTTTTGGGGAAGTGCTCTTGTGCAATTATCGAAAAACTACACAGAAGCATCGTTAGAATAAGATACTTTTTTATCATATTTAGTTAGTGAAAAATTAGAACTTTAAATATAATGAATAAGAATGCTTGTACCCTATGTTAAGATTTTTTTAACGTTTGCTATAAACTTTTATCTTTAAAATAATTTACTAATAAAGCTACTACATAACTATAACTCTCTATCCCTTTATCCTGGTTATTAGCTTTTAAAAAAGTGTTGTAACTTTTTTTGAAGAAAGGCTCAAAAGGGTTCTCATACATTTTCCAAAACTCTCTAGAATCTTGATAATTTTCTCTAATGCCAATATTGACTGATATAATAAGTTTTCCATATTGAAGTTTATCTCGCCTGTAAACTTCGTTTAAACAATCTTTTAATGCAGAAAGATAACCTGAGTATTTAAAATAGATATCATTATTATACATTGTTGCTAAATTTCCAATGAAATTAGTTTCGTTTTCAGCTGCATAACCTATTTGATGTGCTGCTTCGTGACCAGCAGTATCCGGCAATTTATATAATGGTACTAAACCATTTACTTGGGCTTCATTAGTAAACGGATTTAAATATCCACTAAAGCCCATATATGCTTGTATACTATTATAAGTACATATTTTTGCGCTTTTAGGTGTATATTGAAGCTGTGGGTAAACTTTTGCTAACTCAGAGTAACCATTGCTCATCATTTTTAAAATTTCATTTCGATTATAAGGTATTGTAACCTTTTCTTCTTCACTGTTAGTAATAGCTATATGTATTGCATTCGATTTGACAATTAACTTTTTAGTTACATCTATTAAATCTTCAGTGGAATATTCAGTATCAATATTTAATGTTTTATGAATAGGTAACCTGTAGTAATTCATCCCCCATAAAAAATAAAAAGCAAAATAAGCTATGGATACAGCACATAATATATCTATTAACCAAGCTTTAAAATCTTTAATTATCCTCTTTCTATTAACTATAAGCCATCTAATGACATAGATTATTAATAGACCTAAAAGAATATCTCCAACCGAAAAAGGAATCCACCCAAACATATATCTCATCGTTTTAGAAACGAATTGATAAATACCATGACTGTAATAAGTCTCTACAAATTCAGGATACTGTGATAATAGTTTTACAATTAAGTATTGTGGAATAATACTTAGCGCCAGTATTAATTTTTTGTTTTTGAACATCTCTCAAAAATAAGTAATTTTCTAAAGAGGTATTTTAGAATTGCCTTAAAACAAAAAAGCTTGAATTATAATTCAAGCTTTTTTGATATTTTACATTCTTGCTAAAAAAGAAACTTAATTGACTTTAATTAGTTCGATTTCAAAAACTAATGGCATAAAAGGTTGAATAGCACTTCCTGGTCTTGGATTTGCACCATATGCTAATTCTTGTGGAATAAAGAATTTGTATTTAGCACCTTCTTTCATTAATTGCACACCTTCTGTCCAACCACGAATAACACCGTTTAAAGGAAAAGTAACAGGTTCTCCACCTATTGAACTATCAAATTCAGTACCATCAGGAGTAGTCCCAGCGTAATGTACAGTAACATTAGCTTGAGCATTTTCAGGTTGTTTACCAGTACCTTCTTTAATCACCATATACTGTAATCCACTTGGAGTCACTTTTACTCCTGGTTTAGATTTATTCTCCTCTAAAAAATCTAATCCAGCTTGCTTAACGCCTGCAAATTTAATTTCTGCTTCTGCTTGCTGTTTAGCTAATTGCTCTTGCTGTAATTTTTGACCATAAGCTTGTAAAACTATTTGACAATCTGCTTCTGAAATTACTAATGCTGTAGAATCTGCAACATCCTGATACCCTTTTAAATAAGCGTCAATATTTATTCCAGGTACTTGAGCTAATAACGATTTAGCTTGATTGGCGCCAATTGCATAACTCACAGAATCAATATTAGTAGTTAAGTTTACATTAGTATTTGTTCTCCCTTCATTATTACACGAAAATAATGTTGCTATTGAAACTGTTAATAATAGTATTTTTTTCATTTTTATTGAATTTTATTCTTTTTTTAAATCAAGTAGCGAAAGTATAATTTTTTTTTCTTTTTAAGCACTTTTTAAAAAGAAGCTAATGTTTTATTAATCTTTAATGCTAATAGCTACCTTTGTCACTCTTTTATTAAAAATAATTTATGAATTCAGATATCAGACAACTCGAACCAAAACAGTTATGGAACAAATTTGCAGATTTAAATGCTGTGCCTAGAGCTTCTAAAAAAGAAGAACGTGTAATTGCGTTTATGAAAGATTTTGGAAATAATTTAGGATTAGAAACTTTAGAGGATGAAGTAGGTAATGTTATTATTAAAAAGCCAGCTACAGCAGGTTTTGAAAATCGTAAAACCATAGTTATGCAATCGCATTTAGATATGGTACATCAAAAAAATAATGATACAGATTTTAATTTTGATACTCAAGGAATTGAAATGTACATTGATGGCGATTGGGTTCGAGCTAAAGGCACCACTTTAGGTGCTGATAACGGACTTGGTGTGGCTACAATTATGTCGATATTAGAAAGCGATACGATAGAACATCCAGCAATTGAAGCCTTATTTACAATTGATGAAGAAACAGGAATGACAGGCGCTAAAGGTTTAAAAGGAGGATTGTTGCAAGGAGATATTTTATTGAATTTAGATACTGAAGAAGATGATGAAATAGGCGTAGGATGTGCAGGAGGTATTGATGTAACTGCAACACGTGCTTATAATGAAGAAGAAACCACTGAGATTAAAATAGGATATGCCATTACTGTAAAAGGATTACAAGGAGGACATTCAGGAATGCAAATTCATGAAGGGTTAGGGAATGCTAATAAGATTATGAATCGCCTATTATTTGATGGGTTCGAGAATTTTGGTTTGCGAATTTCTGAAATTAATGGTGGAGGCTTACGCAATGCTATCCCGAGAGAGAGTAACGCAATTGTTGCTATTGATGCCGTTCATGAAGATGCTTTTGAATTTGAAATAGAACAGTTAGCGAATATTATTAAAACAGAATTAAAAACTATGGAACCCAATTTAGAGATATTAGTTTCTAGATCGGAAGTACCAAGTAAAGTTATGGATTTAGGTGTTCAAGAAGGGCTAACAAGAGCGTTATATGCAGCACCTAATGGAGTATATAGAATGAGTGCTGATATTCCTGATTTAGTAGAAACGTCTAATAATATTGCTAGAGTAAGTGTAAAAGAAGGTCAAGTTACTATCGGGTGTTTAACACGATCGTCTGTTGAATCTTCCAAAATGGATCTAGCTTATGCTATACGAGCAACTTTTGAACTCACAGGCTGCGAAGTTACTTTTAAAGGTGATTACCCAGGGTGGACACCTAATATGAATTCTAGTATTCTAAAAGTAATGTCTGAAGTGTATGAAACCTTAAATGGCGAGAAAGCACACGTAGCTGCATGTCATGCAGGTTTGGAGTGTGGGATTTTAGGAACGCATTATCCAAATATGGAAATGATAAGTTTTGGGCCAACAATTAAAGGCGCACATTCGCCAGATGAGCGTGCTAGTATTTCGTCTACTCAAAAATATTGGAAATTTGTTTTAGAGATTTTAAATAATATTCCGGAGAAACAGAATTAAAATAAATATTGCTTATAAAAAAAGAGCTTTATAAATTTATAAAGCTCTTTTTTTATGCTTAATCAAATTAACTATTTAGCTATTCCTACAATTTCTAAATCGAAAATAAGATTAGTATTGGGCGGAATAGGACCATACCCTTGAGGGCCATACCCTAGATATGAAGGAATAAATACTCTAGCTTTATCTCCAACCTTCATATTTAACATCGCTTCTCTAAATCCAGGAACTAAACCAGCAGTTTCATTATATATCATAGGAAAAGGAGCATAGCCATTTTGTTTATCTCTTTGCTCGTTATATTGTCCATTCTTTTTAGCAACATCTTTTAAACACGTATCAAACAAACGACCATCTTCAAAATAGCCTGCATAGTTAATTAATACAGATTCTGTAGATTTTGGTGTAACTCCATTACTTTCTTTTGTAAAAATCATTGCTAAACCAGAGGGTAAGCGTTTTGTGTTACCTTTTAAATTTTCATTTTCAGCAATAAATTTTTCTTTTGCAACTTCGATTAATTCCCTTGCTGCCTTAGCAGCTTCTTCTGCTTTTAATTTAAGGTCTTCTTTTCTTTTTGCTTCACGCTCTGCTAATAAAGGTAATTCTGTTTCCCATGTTTTAGCAGCATTAAATTTTCGAGCATCAAATCCTTTTCTAATGATATTAATTTTCACAATTGTATCTCCTTTTTGTACAGATGTAATTAAATCGGTATTTACTACTAATTCCCCAAAAACAGAATGACAACTTACTCGAGGGTTTTCGCATTGTTTTAAATTACCTTCTTCATCAAAAGCATCTAACCAATCTGTAGCTTTATGTGTAATATAAAATTGACTGCCATTTGTACCATAACCGGAATTAGCCATAGCTAAAATTCCTTTTTTATCGTGTTTTAAATCAGCGTTAAACTCATCTCCAAATTTATAACCAGGACTTCCGGAGCCTGTACCGGTGGGATCACCCCCTTGTGCCATAAAATCATTGATAACACGATGAAAAGTAAGACCATTGTAATATGGTTTTCCTTTATATTGTTCACTCACCATTGGATGCTCTCCTTCTGCCAGAGCTACAAAATTAGAAACTGTAACTGGTGCTTTTTCAAAAAATAGTTTAGCAACCATAGTATCCTTATTTGTAACAAATTCAGCATATAATCCATCTTCCAACTCGGGGTAAGCTTTACTTCCACAGGAAGTTATAAGGAATGTTAATAATAAGACCTTAATGGAATGTTTAAAAACTTTCATTTTAATTTACTTCTTTTTGAGTTATTGTATTTAGTGTTACTTTACATATTATAGAACTATTGCCTTCTATTTGATTATTATCTCCATAAAATCCATAAGCTTTCTGAGATGGAAATAAAAAGGTAATGGTTTCCCCTGCTTTCATTAATTTTAAACCTTCACGTAATCCAGAAAAAAGCTCTTCTTGATCAATGGCATAATCTTGAGGTTTTAGATCTTCTTCAGAATAAATTAATTCGTTATTGATATTTGAGACATTATAATTAAAGTTAACAATATCTCCAAAAGCAGGCGTAATTGTATTCTCTTCAATTTTAGTATTATAGTAATACCAAAACCCATTTTCTGAAGCGATATAGTTTACTTCAGGATTAAGTGCAATAATGTCTTGAATTTGTTTATGCTGCGATGCATTCAACTTCTTGTTAAGTGCTATTGATTGATCTATAAAAGAACCAGTTTTTACAGATATAGGTCTTCTCGCTTCTGGTGTTTTACAAGCTAAAACACTTACAATACATAAAAGTAGGATAATTATTTTTTTCATTAGTTGAGGTC is from Flavobacteriaceae bacterium and encodes:
- a CDS encoding DUF3810 domain-containing protein yields the protein MFKNKKLILALSIIPQYLIVKLLSQYPEFVETYYSHGIYQFVSKTMRYMFGWIPFSVGDILLGLLIIYVIRWLIVNRKRIIKDFKAWLIDILCAVSIAYFAFYFLWGMNYYRLPIHKTLNIDTEYSTEDLIDVTKKLIVKSNAIHIAITNSEEEKVTIPYNRNEILKMMSNGYSELAKVYPQLQYTPKSAKICTYNSIQAYMGFSGYLNPFTNEAQVNGLVPLYKLPDTAGHEAAHQIGYAAENETNFIGNLATMYNNDIYFKYSGYLSALKDCLNEVYRRDKLQYGKLIISVNIGIRENYQDSREFWKMYENPFEPFFKKSYNTFLKANNQDKGIESYSYVVALLVNYFKDKSL
- a CDS encoding FKBP-type peptidyl-prolyl cis-trans isomerase, giving the protein MKMKKILLLTVSIATLFSCNNEGRTNTNVNLTTNIDSVSYAIGANQAKSLLAQVPGINIDAYLKGYQDVADSTALVISEADCQIVLQAYGQKLQQEQLAKQQAEAEIKFAGVKQAGLDFLEENKSKPGVKVTPSGLQYMVIKEGTGKQPENAQANVTVHYAGTTPDGTEFDSSIGGEPVTFPLNGVIRGWTEGVQLMKEGAKYKFFIPQELAYGANPRPGSAIQPFMPLVFEIELIKVN
- a CDS encoding aminoacyl-histidine dipeptidase, with the translated sequence MNSDIRQLEPKQLWNKFADLNAVPRASKKEERVIAFMKDFGNNLGLETLEDEVGNVIIKKPATAGFENRKTIVMQSHLDMVHQKNNDTDFNFDTQGIEMYIDGDWVRAKGTTLGADNGLGVATIMSILESDTIEHPAIEALFTIDEETGMTGAKGLKGGLLQGDILLNLDTEEDDEIGVGCAGGIDVTATRAYNEEETTEIKIGYAITVKGLQGGHSGMQIHEGLGNANKIMNRLLFDGFENFGLRISEINGGGLRNAIPRESNAIVAIDAVHEDAFEFEIEQLANIIKTELKTMEPNLEILVSRSEVPSKVMDLGVQEGLTRALYAAPNGVYRMSADIPDLVETSNNIARVSVKEGQVTIGCLTRSSVESSKMDLAYAIRATFELTGCEVTFKGDYPGWTPNMNSSILKVMSEVYETLNGEKAHVAACHAGLECGILGTHYPNMEMISFGPTIKGAHSPDERASISSTQKYWKFVLEILNNIPEKQN
- a CDS encoding peptidylprolyl isomerase, coding for MKVLLLTFLITSCGSKAYPELEDGLYAEFVTNKDTMVAKLFFEKAPVTVSNFVALAEGEHPMVSEQYKGKPYYNGLTFHRVINDFMAQGGDPTGTGSGSPGYKFGDEFNADLKHDKKGILAMANSGYGTNGSQFYITHKATDWLDAFDEEGNLKQCENPRVSCHSVFGELVVNTDLITSVQKGDTIVKINIIRKGFDARKFNAAKTWETELPLLAEREAKRKEDLKLKAEEAAKAARELIEVAKEKFIAENENLKGNTKRLPSGLAMIFTKESNGVTPKSTESVLINYAGYFEDGRLFDTCLKDVAKKNGQYNEQRDKQNGYAPFPMIYNETAGLVPGFREAMLNMKVGDKARVFIPSYLGYGPQGYGPIPPNTNLIFDLEIVGIAK
- the gldI gene encoding gliding motility-associated peptidyl-prolyl isomerase GldI, encoding MKKIIILLLCIVSVLACKTPEARRPISVKTGSFIDQSIALNKKLNASQHKQIQDIIALNPEVNYIASENGFWYYYNTKIEENTITPAFGDIVNFNYNVSNINNELIYSEEDLKPQDYAIDQEELFSGLREGLKLMKAGETITFLFPSQKAYGFYGDNNQIEGNSSIICKVTLNTITQKEVN